A section of the Humulus lupulus chromosome 2, drHumLupu1.1, whole genome shotgun sequence genome encodes:
- the LOC133819962 gene encoding protein LIGHT-DEPENDENT SHORT HYPOCOTYLS 4-like, which yields MDINSVDQEFESPSLNNEDQNSMNVNQQLQLMNPTPPAPPPPAAAAAAASGSAAAPSSSSRYENQKRRDWNTFGQYLRNHRPPLSLARCSGAHVLEFLRYLDQFGKTKVHTHLCPFFGHPNPPAPCPCPLRQAWGSLDALIGRLRAAFEEHGGKPEANPFGARAVRLYLREVRDSQSKARGVSYEKKKKRKRPLAPPPPTITTTATATAQANETTSFGGAADDDDDDGASISASSTDHHHRHHHHHDHII from the coding sequence atggaTATCAATTCAGTTGATCAAGAATTCGAAAGCCCTAGTTTGAATAATGAAGATCAAAACTCCATGAATGTGAACCAGCAGCTGCAGCTGATGAACCCAACACCACCAGCACCGCCACCACCAGCTGCAGCCGCTGCTGCAGCTTCGGGCTCGGCGGCGGCGCCGTCGTCGTCGAGCAGGTACGAGAACCAGAAGAGGAGGGATTGGAACACGTTCGGGCAGTACCTGAGGAACCACCGGCCGCCGCTGTCCCTGGCCCGATGCAGCGGAGCTCACGTGCTGGAATTTCTCCGTTACTTGGACCAGTTCGGTAAGACCAAAGTCCACACCCACCTCTGCCCCTTCTTTGGCCACCCCAACCCTCCGGCTCCCTGCCCTTGCCCGCTCCGCCAGGCCTGGGGCAGCCTCGACGCCCTCATAGGCCGGCTCCGGGCAGCTTTCGAGGAGCACGGCGGGAAGCCGGAGGCGAACCCGTTCGGAGCCAGAGCTGTCAGGCTTTACCTGCGTGAGGTTAGGGACTCTCAGTCTAAGGCGAGAGGTGTCAGttacgagaagaagaagaagcggAAACGGCCACTAGCTCCGCCACCGCCGACGattactaccactgctactgctactgctcagGCGAATGAAACGACGTCGTTTGGTGGAGCTGCTgatgatgacgatgatgatggTGCAAGTATTAGTGCTTCTTCTACCGATCATCATCACCGTCACCATCATCATCATGATCATATTATTTGA